CTGCTCAGCTCGCGGCGGGTGCGCGCGGCCTCCTCGAGCATTATCGACAGGTCGTCGTTGGCCTTCTGCAACGCGAGCACGACGTCCAGGCGCTTACCGCCCTCCGTGGGGTCCTGCAGCTTGCCGTCGCGCAGCACCTCCAGCGAGTTCGCCTCCAGGGTGTTCAGGATCAGCAGGCGGCTGTGGAACGCCCGCAGCATGAGCGCCACCATgtcgcgctgctgcttgcTGAACGCGCGCAGCGTCAGCTCGTGCTTCTCGCTGATGCGCAGAAACAGCTTCAGGGGGTCCTCAGTGCACAGACGCAGCCGAGGGAACGAGCTCGAGTACTTGCACTTGAGAATGCCGTCGCCCTTTATGTCGTCGTCcggctgcagctgcacCTCCTCGGCCATGATGTACATGGCGTACTTCACGCTGCTGCCGTCGGTCTTGACGGCGTGCTCGGGGGTTTTTAGCACGTCGCACAGGCACTtcacgctgctggcgtCGCGCTCCAAAAACAGGTCGTGCCGGGCAGTCGAGTTGATCAGGGCGTCCTGTATGGCCCTGCGCGACGCCACGTCGACGTCGAACGGCCCGATCTCGCCGATGGCGGTGCCCATGCCGCCGCTGTGCGTGCAGCGGATCACCAGGCTGGTCCCGATGTCGTCGGCGGTCAGCGCGTACCGCGGCCCGTCGGTGTGCTCGATGTCCACCTCGTAGCTGGCATGCCGCCTCTTCCACTTGAAGCTGCAGTCCAGCTCGTTCACGCCGGACACGGTGGCGATGACCACGCCGATCTCGTGCGGGTGGAACTTCAGGTTGAAGCCGAAGTCGAACTCACCTGATATGGTGACGGTCGTACGCTTGTTGGCGCAGCTGCCGGGCGCGGAAAACAGCGAGCACTGCACCTGGTTCAGCCCCTTGCAGAacggctgctgcaggtTGTCCAGGTCAATACCAATTTCCCGGGACGCCTGGCTGGCGTGGCGTTTAAGCTGCACGCCGACCTCGCCGATCGCCGCCCGGAACTGACCGGTGAGCCTGCGGAACACGGCGCCGCCGGCATCTATTTTAGATTTCCACGACTCCATCTCGCATGATCGGATGTCTTACGTGCGATGGGACGCAGGCGGCGTTACATACTGCCGAAGCATACACATTCGCACTTGATACACATACGTGTACGGGAGCGCGAAGATCCCGGTTCGCTGTAGCACACTCACAGCCGCGAACGTTGAGTGAATCACGCGCGGGACAACAGACGCAACTGCTCTGTAGAGTATATTAGGCACGATGTGTAAGTGGCGCTCGCGGCGTGGACGCCCGTGTCTAGTTGTGCGGTGGCTTCGGAGTTAGGTTACGCAGCCTATCCGCGAGGCTGACGCTGAATTTAGCCAAGCCGGCCCTGTGCAGCGCCGATGTGTGTTTGTCCGACGGGCTGGAGTCGCCGCGTGGACCCTCATTCTCGGCCGGCTCCTGGGAAAGGCTGAAATCGATATCAACCTCCCGGCCCGCTTTGTCGCCGCTGCCAGGGGCGCCTGACGGCGAGGCTTTCTCGCCGTGGTTGGCAGCGGACGGTGTAGTTTTGGCGGGCGTGGTTGGCTTGCTCTTTGCCTCGTCCgccttggcggcggcggtgttCCGCCTCGACCGGCTGCCGGCTGTGTCCTGggacgctgccgtgccgccGCGGCGTGCGGAGCGCGACTGGCTGCGGGTCGTAGTCTCCTCGTATTCCTCGTCTTCGTCCTCTTGCTCGTAGCCGCTCTCCTCGTCATCCTCACCGTAGTAGTCCTCTTCCTCACTTGACTCGTAGTACTGCAACTTCTTCGCGCCGCCTCTTTGGGGCGTGCTGCGGCttttggccgtggcgggcGACGGGCTGGACGTAGACGAGGCTTTTAGGCCCTTGGGAGTTGTGCCGCCGGCCCTTTGGGGGGTACGGGCGCCCCGCTTGGGCGTGTTGGTGGCGCTCGCAGGCGTTTTGGCGCCACCCTTGGGGGTGGTGTGCGCGGATTGTGGCGCGTTTAGCGATTTGGTTCGGTTGGCCTCACGTTGCTGCTTCTTGCGCCTCGCGTCGGCCATCAGGCGCTCGATGTCCGTGGCGGCCAGGGCGTCTTGCGAGAACTCCATCTGGCTCAGGGAGAAGCCGTCGTCAGATTCGGCCGTCATCGACGCGTTGTCGGACTCATCTAGGTCAGTGTGTTGCGCGTACTGTCGGTGGTTGGGGTTGAACGACTCGGTGCCGGCGTTGATTTCGGGCATCGCCGCCTTCATCGGGTTGGGCGGCAGCTCCGCAGGCCTATCGGTTGCGACCGGCGTGGCGCAGGCTAGTTGGCCCGTTTGTGGCGTGTTATCTGCAGCCTTGTTTGCGTTTGAAAAGGCCGTTGCGATGGAAATCTGCCTTCGGGTGGTCTTCGCAGGCTTCGCCGGTTTGGGTGTCGCTTCCACCATGTCGACATCGTCGTCCGTATACGTGTCGGAAACGAGCGTCACGTCGTCATAGTAGTCGCTGTAGTCGTCGGAATCGGCCTTGGTTTTGCTTCGTTTGTTGGCGCGGTTCGACGCGGAGGCTGGCGTGCGCGCTGCAGGGCTCTCGGCCACCTTTGGAGTCGCGCCACTCTTTTGGTTGCCCGTGGACTTCAACTTCCGTTTCCCGAGTTGAAGCAGCGCCGCCCTGGAGGGGGTGGGTGCCGCGGTTTCCTGTTGACGgtacgtcgccctcatggCCGTCTCGAGGCGGTCCAGGTCCTCCAGCCACATGTCGGTGACGGTGGTGACCATGagctgccgcagctgctcttCCTTCTGCGCGTGCTCCTCGTTCAGTTTCTGGACCTGCTCTAAAGTGAGCGACCACAGCGGCATGTTGAGCAGGTAGTTGTAGTCGGCCGCCTGGGCGTCCAGGGTTGAGGTCCTCCTGGACTGGCCGGCGGGAGTGGCGGGCTCGGTGGGTAGCACAGGCGGGGTCACCTCGCTGCCTGCGGTGGACTTGACAAGTTCGGAGTGAGGGTCGAACTTCAGTTCCTTCAATTCGGCAATCAGGACGGCCTTCTTCTTTTTGAACAGAATGAGCTCCTGGTTGATCACCATGTGTATGAACCTGACCTGGTTGCTGATCCGTTTCAGCGTCAGTTGGAGGTTGTTGATCATGTACAGGCGCCTCTTTTCGTACGTCTCCAGCCTCACTGCGGCGAAATCCCGGACGATTTCCAGCTCGTTGCTGTAACGCTTGAGCTTCTTCTGGCCGTCGAAGAGGGTCATGTTGGAGGTGGCGATGCTGGTGCGGAGCTTGAAGACCTTCTCCACGCCCTCGTTCAAAATCTCCTCCATGGCGTCGGCGTTCACGTTGACAGTGAAATGCACGCTTTCGTGGGTGGAGTTGTCCACGAACCCCAGGATCAACGGGTCTCTTCTGCCCACGCCCTGCTCCAGGCTTTCCAAAAACACCTTGTAGTCGTGGGTCCAACGACGGATCGGCAGCTCGGTGATCTCAAGCAGGCCCTCTTCACCCAGCCATTGGTACGTTCCGATGCAGTCGAAACCGCCTTTGTCGTTCGGTTCTATCCTGCCCGTGAACTTGCGATACCACGGGACCATGGGCTTCATGTCCCGGTTGCTCAGGTACAGACGGAGGTTGCTGATGATGTCGTACGGGTTGTAGTTGGGGATCTGGCTGCTGAAACCGGTGCCTATgccctcgctgccgttgaCCAGCACCATGGGGATAGTGGGGATGTAGTAGAACGGCTCGATGATCTGGCCCTCCTCGTTTTGGTACTGCAGCACGTTGTCGTCCTCCTCCACGAAGATCAGCCTCGTGATGGGCATCAGCTTGGTGAAGATGTAACGCGCCGCAGAGGCGTCCTTGCCGCCCTCCTTGCGGCTGCCGAATTGGCCACACGGCTCCAGCACGTTTATGTTGTTGGACCCAACGAAATCCTGCGCCATGTTGATGATGGtctgctgcagcgacgCTTCGCCGTGGTGGTACGCGGAGTGCTCGGCCACATAGCCCGTCAGCTGCGCCACCTTGCACTCGGAGATCAGGTTCCGTTTGAGGCACCCGAACAGCACCTTGCGCTGGCCGGGTTTCCACCCGTCGACCACGGAGGGGATGCTGCGCTCCGTGTCGTAGATGGAGAATTGGATGAGCTCCTTGTTGatgaagtcggagtactTCAGGTTCTTGATGGTGTGGTCCACGGTGGTGCCGTGCTCGTAGCTCTGCATCCACGCCTTCCGGTCGTCGACCCTTTTCTTGTTGAACGCCATGTCGATGCTGTCGTCGTCCGCCTCGTCCTCGTACACGAAGTCGATCAGGTGCTGCCGGATGTTCGTGAAGTACTCCTTGAACTCCTTGTCGGTCGACGTCCCGAGACCTTTGTAGTACTTGATGCGCCACCCGGACACGTTGGTGCTGTTCACCCAGTGCACATAATCCTGCATCGTGAAGAACGATACCACGGCGTCACCTTTCGTGGCCTTTATCAGCGGAGTGACGAACTCCCTGATGAAGCCCCGGTACTGGATCATCTTCGGCCAGAAGTAGTGCAGCAGGTTTATGAGCAGGCCCTTGATGTGCGAGCCGTCGTAGTCCTGATCGGTCATGATCATGATTGACCCGTACCTGAGTCCTTCTGGGGTCGTCTGGTCCTTTTTGGAGATGTCCAGGCCCATGATTTTTAGGATGTTTTGTATCTCTGCATTTTGCACAAGTTGTTTGTAACTAGCGTCCCTGACGTTCAACAGTTTTCCTTTCAGCGGGAACACGCCGTAGTTGTCTCGACCCACGACCGACAATCCGGCGAGGCATGACGTTTTGGCGGAGTCACCCTCAGTGAGGATGAGGGTGCAGTCCCGTGCGCTGCGGGTGCCAGCCCGGTTGGCATCCTCCAGCTTCGGGATGCCGGTGAGCCTGTTGACGGCCTTGGTAACTTTCATTTTCTTTTTTAGCTCGATGTTCAGCCGGTGCTGCGCGAACGAGACGAtgcgctccagcagcgtgctCTTGAGGATCTGGGCCACCGCCTTCGGGTTCATGGTGTACCTGCTGCCGAACCTCGTTGGCTTCGTGGTGAGCGTCTCCTTGGTCTGCGAGTCGAAGGTCGGGTTCACGATTTGGCAGTTCACGAACAGGAAGATGTAGTTTTTGATTTGGTACGGTTTCAGCTCCACGCCATCCTTGTTCTTCGACTTCACCTTGTTGGTGATCGCTGCCACGAgtgggtccaggacgtGTTGCACGTGCGTACCGCCCTTCAAAGTGGTGATGTTGTTGACGAACGAGACCTGTTGGAACCCGCTCCCGTCGGTGGCGGACACCATCACCTCCCACCGGTAAGCCTTGTCGTACACCTTCATTAGCTGGgcctcctcgtcgaaaTACAGCGATACGTAGTGCTTGAAGTCGCTGATTGGCAGCCTCTCGTCGTTCCAGAAGACCTTGAGGCCGGTCGTGCCCGCGACGTCATACACCCTTTTCAGGAGCACTTTGAGCGTGCCGTCGTCCATGGCGGTGATGCCAAAACGCTCATAATCGGGCACGAAGGTGACTTTGACGAAGTCTTTACCGTGGTACGGTACAACTTTGGCCGGGGATTTTATCTTTTTCATATTCTCCTCCCACTTCATTCCGAACTGCTTGTGCCTGCGGCTATCGCCGCATGTGACTTCGAAGGTCTTCGAGAAAATGTTGGTCAGCTTGGCGCCGAAACCGTTACGCCCGCCGGTGATACGGCCTTCCGAGTCGTCATAGTTGTCAGACGTAAGCAGCTCGCCGAAGATCATCTCCGGCACGTACATGTTGTGCTCCTTGTGTATCTGCACCGGGATGGGCTCGCCGTCGTTGGCCACGGTGACTGCTCCCGTCTCCTTGTTGAAGTTGACCTTTATGAAGGTCATACGGTGCAACGACGGGTCCGACTGCTGTCGGGCGTGCACGTCAGCCGCATTGACGAGGATTTCGTCGAATATCTTGTACAGACCGGGGATGAAGGAGACAGGCTCGTAGACCATGCGTTTGGTCTCGGGATTGTACACCCACATCTGCTGCGTCTGCAGCTCTGTGTTGCCGATGTAAGTGTCCGGCCTGAGCAAAATGTGCTCCAGTTGCGATTTCTTCTGGTAGCGCTGCTCGATCGTCTtctgctgcggcgccatCTTAATCCGGAGGCTTCGTGTCTTTTTTAATGGCGGTCGTAGGCAACCACTTCGCCTAAAGGTTCAGTCAGAACCCTGTGCGATAGCAGCACGGTCTTCTGCCCTCAAAAAGAAAACGGCGTCATGTGCACATAGAGGCGACAGGGTGTAACGTCGGTATCCGCGGCGACGTAATCAATACGGCTTCCACCGTATGATACGAGTCGGGTCGGTACTTAAATGTTTTCGGCGGAACGGATTTTCCCGCCTTCTCAGGCAGTTTTGTTCCTCTCGCCCAGTGTGTAGACGCAGCAGCCGTTCACTCCCTGTTGGTCATGCCGCGCTGCTCAGAGGAATttgcctgcagcagctccagtCAAATATTTACGTCTGTCGGTGATTGTTAGTGCTTGCCAGTCGGCTGGTTGAGCCTGCAGCGCTCAGCCGGCAACTAGCCGCCTGAACCTGGAGAAGCTGTCAAGCTTAGGCTGTTGCGGGCTTATGTCGACTGCGTGCGCTTTGGCAAACCTAGCTTGTGGCTCTTGGAGCTCACCTTTCGCCGTTTTTGTCTCCGAGTTTGCCACGTTGTGGCAGCGTTCCAGGAGGTTGGCGATGAACTGCGTCCGGTCGCCCTGCAGATAGTGGTCAGCTCGGCAGCCAACTGTGCGTATTCCGCGGTCCTCCATTAGCCTCATCTGTGCGAAGACGTCGTTGCGCAGCATCTGGCGCCTGCCGGAGTAGAAGTCGTTCATTAGCACTTGCACGGCCACCTTGGTCGACCCGGGCAACTCAATCACGATAGGCACTATCATGTCACCAGCATCGTAGTTCCTGTGTAAACGAGTCTTCTCGTCGAATTTCGCGAGGAATTCCGCGAGGCTGTTGGCGATATCTTCCGTGCACTGCTCGAGGGTCATCAGCTGGATGTCCACCTTCAGCTTGTTGGACGTGAACCGTACATTCCGCAGTGCCACGTGGTCCACAGGCGAGAACAGCCTCGGGTACAGTCTGTATTTTGTACTCTCGCCGTGCAGCTCAGCTATGCCGGCTGCCCTGAGCAGTGCGATTTTGTTTGTAGTCAATTCGTCGGTAGGCAGTTCTGCCTTGCCAACCTCGATCTGCCTTGTCATAGTGTCCACTAATTCCGCGGAAATTTGCGCCAGGCGGTTCACCTTCAGGATTGCCAGCGCCGTCAGCACATGAAGTGCATCTTTGGCGTTGTCCACTTGTAGGCAGGCGGCCAGAATgggctggatgtgctcgatGTACCCTAGTCCGGTCAGGTGGTACGCCAAGGAGGCGGCTTGCGTTGGTTGCAGGCAGTCGGCGCGGCATGTCACAGAGTTTACCTTCTTTAAAAGCGAATTGCTTTTGGCGCCGAGTCGTGCCGCTAGCCGGCACATCGCATCCACCTCCCTCAGTTTTAGCGTCCCGGTGATGTTTTTCGTTATAGCCACCATTAGTTCCTGTGCTTCTGTGCTGGTGGCTACGTCGCTTCTTCTGCCGAGAATGTGTATGAGATCCCACAGGTCAGTCTTGGAGTACCGCTCCCAGCTGTTGAGCTCGTTCATCTTGTTGACCTTGTAGGTTAATCGTCGACAGACGAGCACGCCCCGATGGTCTCCCGGGTCCATAAGCTTCAAGAACCCGAGGCATTCGGCGAATGACATTACCCTGGTTCGGTAGGTCAGCTCGTCGGTGATCTCCTCTTGCAGCATGGGCGCCTGGTTGCGGATTTCGTTGTTCACCACCCAGACTGCGCCATCACCGTCCAACGGTGACTCTAGGCCCGCTAGGCGCTGGGCATTTTGCAACGCCTGCAGGAGCGATACCAGCTCCCTGGCTTCGAACTCGAGGACGTGCTCGCGGATCCGGATATGCGCCTTGTTCATATTGGCCATAGAGGCATACAGCTGCCTCGTGACGCCGTCGGAGTTGGAGTATATCAGGTTCAGCGCCGACTTGTAGTAGTACATGATGTCGGTGGGTCGCATCTGGATCATGAGGTCGGCGCATCTGCCCAGCAGCGACAGCGTCGTCTCCGTTATCAACGTTGCTTCAGGCGACTGCTCCTTCTCCGGTTCATTTGCGGTATCGTGTCCTTGTGACACTGTATCACTGCCTCCTACTGCTTTGTCATCTTGATACGTGCTATCATCAGCTGCTGAACGATGTGGTcccacctcctccaccgGTGGAGGCGCCGGCGAATCCGATGCGGTTGCAAAGCCCTTTAACCTCGAGTAGGAGTGCAGCAGAAGAGTCAGCGTGTGACAATTTGCGATGTACTTTATCTTTGACGATATGGCCAGCGACGCCTTGACGAATATGGAGTTGGCATCTCGGACCCTGAGCTCCAACAAAGCGTTAAGTAGAAGGGCAAGATCCTGGGATTTATGTCACGGTGCAATAGCGATGAGCCTAACCTTCTCCGACGTTTTCGCGGTTATTCGCGACTCGATGTTGCTGTTGAAGCCGTTTATCATCTCGTCCGCCTGCATGCCAACCTTGGCAAGGCCGTTGTACAGCACGGCGAAATCCCGGATGTCGTATTTGTCGACATTGTCCCGCATCGCCTGCCAACGGTTAGCTGGTAAGATGAGTATACTGCCTCACCTCCAGCAACAAGCTGATAAAGCTTGAGTCACGCTTTCCGGAtttggcgaaggcggcgaAGATGAGCGAGATGTCGGTGGGCGAGAACCGGTCGACGGATTCGCCATCCTTCTCAGCGGCTTCATTCTTGACCCTCTTGCACACCTCTTGGACGTACGTTGTCCAGACTGCCCTCATGCGTATGTGCCTCCTGGCCGAATCCTGTATCTGCTTGCGCAGGTCCAGACAGGAGAGCTTCGCGAGTCGTTTCTGAGCAAATATGTGACGCCACGGCTACACATCGTCGCTAGAACAATAGATACGGGTAGAAGATGTGCTAGGAAAACCTACCACGTTCGGCGCCGCAAGCACCTTGCTCCTGCCCTGGAACAGCGAACGACCGAGGGCCCTCATGGAGCGCACATCCGTGTCTACATTTCACATGTTATCTGCGATGCTATAGTGAATACTGTAGTCTAATTACGAGCAAACATGTTGCTCAATAACGACGCTCAGCTGACTTTGGTGTCCTAGGTGATGGGGTGGAACAGGTGTCACCCGCTTAGTGTGCCGTACTCAACACAGTTTTGGCGAGGGTTCGCGGGGGACTATCCTTGCGGAAGGGGCAATATCGTTGCAAGTGACGCCTAGCGGATGCGCGATAATTGCTAGTTGAAAACTACTCCAATTCCCGTCTATCATTTCGAAAGATATGTTAGCAATTTTTGCAGCCCCCCGGGGCTAACAATCAAACACCCTTTGCCTCACATAGCACACGTAGCTGCTCCCGCGTTGATTGCCGTGCCCCCGCGCACAAGGCGAGCCGTACACACCGCAGTGGCATACACTATGGTGAATTGGGAGCTGGGTACCGATGGTCGCTCCGAGGAGCCGGGCGACCGTACGCGGCTCCTTCAGCAATCGGAGATGCTGGGCGAGTCCCTGGGCAACATCGGCGACTCTCGCAGGTGGGAGGTGTAGGCGGATCCATCATGGGCTTCAGGGTCCTCGAGGAGACGAACGAAATCGGCACCACCGTTATGAGCAAGCTCCTATCGCAGCGGGAAACGATCATCCGTTCGACTCACTACGTAGGTGGACTTGCATAGTCGGCAGACGCCGCGCAGGCAGAGGAAACCGCGAACCGCCAGCGCGAAACCCGCAGCCTTCTGCGCTCGGAGAGCTGGTCGGATTTCTACACcaaggcggcaatgtacgTGACGATTGTGTGTCTCATCATCGCCATCATATTTGCTATAATATACCGCATTACTAAGTAGACTCACTCGCACTATCTTAAATTCTAATAGCACATATTTTTAGACACCAACTCTGTGGCCAGGCTTGAGGTGTGTCGCGAGATACGTTAGACGCGTTTGGGCTGGGCTCCGCGGAGAGCAATTACTTTGTCCTTCCGCGCCGCGGAGGTTGTCTAACGCTATCGTTGCGAAGTGCTGTCTATATTAGACTTTCGGGAGTAGTAAGGAGGGTCCAAAATGGGCGCGGAGCGCGCCGTTGCGGCGTACGACGATAGCTTGTCGAAGCGGTTCCGGCTTATCGGCGTGCCATACGCAAACCAGTACTTCACGCTCAGCGCGGAGAAGCTGGAGAAGCTCCGGCCGTGCTTGGTGCCGCTTATCAAACAACACTGGGCGGAGGTGTCGTTGGAATCCAACGACACGGAGCACTGCACACCCGGGCGGTATCACTACGTGAACGCCATCAAGGACGCTAAGGTTGGGGATAGGGCAAGCTGTATATCCGTTTGTAGGCGCAATGTGTCATCATAGGAGCCATATACAAGGACATGAAGCTGCGGCCGTCGCCGCTCGAGGAGTACTCGGAGCAGGTGAAGCTGTCGGTAAGCAGTGAAAGTGTTGCAAAGCACCCCCGCTCAGCAGGAGCAAGTTGCGAAGTACACATCGGATGATGATCGGCTGTTCATTGAGGACCAGAGCATCCGCATGGCCCTGCACGGGCCGCTGCTGGATCCCCAAAAGCTGGTCACGGGGCTGGTGGGTTTGAGACATGCATGATGCTGTGGAATCGCAATTGTGCGGTTGTGTATAACAGGTATCACTGTTTTTCGTTTTGCAATGATGTGGAATTGCACAATATAATGTTATGTTGGGTCGTGATTACGTTCCATTGCTCATTCGTGGGCGGTTGTTAACGGGGATGCAGGTgatggcgatgaagggcGCCATCAATGACCAGGGTGAATTTGAGTGCGAGGACTACCTCATGCCAGGGCCTCCCACGTCGGtaccgctgccgccaacgaCGGAGGAGAAGTACGTGGCTCTGGTTTCGGGACTGAACATCGCCGGGCCGCGCTCGGGCCACGACTCGCTGCTGATGCTGCGCGACTTTGTCGCCGGCAATACTCCGTAGGTTCATCGGTTACAGACGTCATAAAGTGATTCAGCATGGGTGACCTGAGCAGCAAAATAGTCCGGCTGGTCATAGCCGGCAATGGCATCGGCCAATGCGACGTGGCGTCGTTGGCCCAGTGTGATGTTTACTTTGCACAGCTAGCTGCGGCACTGCCGGTCGACCTCATGCCAGGTGGGTGATTGTGGTGCTTATGTGTTCATAAGCTACGACTGCTTCGGATGGGCTCATTCTTAATAGGCGACGCCGACCCATCTAATCGCAACCTTCCCCAGCAGCCGATCCACCCGTGCTTTTTGGAACACAGCAGGCGGTACGGCACGTTTCAGTCGACCACGAACCCCTATTTCTTCACTGTGGACGGTGTAAGGTTCCTGGGGACGTCAGGTCAGGCCGTGAAGGGCATCTGCGACTACAGCACCTTGTCTGAACTCGGTGAGTGGCTGGTTCGTAAACCGCTAAACTGTGATTTCAGAGGCGCTGCAACTCACAGCGTCGGCACGATTCATCGCTCCGACTGCTCCGGACACGCTAGCATGCCACCCGGAGGCTCGCGTGTTCACACTTGAGGACGACTCAGAGTTCCCGCATGTCATTTTCAGCGGCAACTCGCAGGAGTTCGCCAGCGCGGAAACTGGAGCTGCTGGGTGCTCGCCGAGGGTTATTTGCGTGCCTGCGTTCACGAAGCAGCCTTCCGTTGTCTTGGTGTCGCTGGCCACCCTGCAGCCGCGTCTGATCAGGCTTGCCTAGGCTGGAGAACCTAGGTTGCTGCCCCTAAACATTGTACACATTTTGGAAAAACGTATTGTCAGAGCTGTATTATGGGAGTACGTTGCGCGCTTTATACCAAGGGTGCACTGCTCAGCATCGTCCGGGATGACGGCGGAGGCCGCGAGGCGAACGGCCAATAACTATGCGACCTACACATCCGGGTCTAACTACGCCCAAATACCAACAAAGGCGTTTATTGCTGTTTTGTTGTATTTAGAATGGatcatgtgattggtccAGCACGGTTGCGGCCGCGTGTCTTCATGTAAAGTCAGACGGGTCTATCACACGCCCATAGACTCTCCACGAGAGTCGACTCCAGCGGTGTAAAACAATGTTGAATTGCGGTGTCGAGGAGGGGGCGCGGAGCCCCGTTTTCGGTGGGAGAGATGGCACGTCGACGGAGCTGCCGTTGCCCGGCCTCCCCGTATGTCGCACTATCGCAGAAGCGCCCGGACCATCAGCTGCGGAGGGTGCTGAAAGTATACAGGTAGGTGGATTTAACTTGATGTGTATGGTTGTTGCGTGTCCACAGTGAGAGCAGTGCCTTTTCCACGGCCTTCTGTTGCAGTGCCCCCCTCATGGCGATTGATGTGTACAATTCGTGTATGTCTCCAACGATGAGTGAATCCTTTGTTGTGTAACTCATGTTGGTATGTACCTGAAGGGTGGATGATACATGTGCGTATTGCGGAATCACATGTTTGACCTTTTAATTGCATGTCATTGTCTCGCAGCTGCCTGAGGGCGCTTTAATGGGAATCATTTTCAACTTGGAGCAAGAACGCGAAACATATCTGGAGGCGGTTGCCGTGTTGCATAGACAGCTATTGGAGGCACAGGAGCACTGCCAGCAGCTCTCCGACTCTCACGAGCAGATAAGACGCAACCTCGAGGCTGAGGTGAGCGAGGGTTGGAAGGAGGCTGAGATTTGGGAGGCAAGGTATCGTTCAGTAGCGCAGGTCGCCAAACGTAACGGTGTGGATCTGGCTGATGTACAGCAGCCTGGGGACGCCAAATTGTGCGCATCTCGGGAAGTGAAGCCCACGAACCGCGCGATATCGTTGAACTCTGAAGCGTGCACGGTGGTTACGATTAAGGACCTGCATCAAGCATCTACCCAAAATATCACTGCAGAGAGAGCTCTTGGAGCGCGGGTGCGTCCTGTGGAACGCTTGGTGTCCCCGCACGGTATACATGGGCGTGCAAATAC
This genomic stretch from Babesia bigemina genome assembly Bbig001, chromosome : III harbors:
- a CDS encoding VESICLE TRANSPORT V-SNARE PROTEIN VTI1A, putative; this encodes MVNWELGTDGRSEEPGDRTRLLQQSEMLGESLGNIGDSRRVLEETNEIGTTVMSKLLSQRETIIRSTHYAEETANRQRETRSLLRSESWSDFYTKAAMYVTIVCLIIAIIFAIIYRITK
- a CDS encoding DNA polymerase alpha subunit B family protein, putative: MGAERAVAAYDDSLSKRFRLIGVPYANQYFTLSAEKLEKLRPCLVPLIKQHWAEVSLESNDTEHCTPGRYHYVNAIKDAKAQCVIIGAIYKDMKLRPSPLEEYSEQVKLSEQVAKYTSDDDRLFIEDQSIRMALHGPLLDPQKLVTGLVMAMKGAINDQGEFECEDYLMPGPPTSVPLPPTTEEKYVALVSGLNIAGPRSGHDSLLMLRDFVAGNTPMGDLSSKIVRLVIAGNGIGQCDVASLAQCDVYFAQLAAALPVDLMPGDADPSNRNLPQQPIHPCFLEHSRRYGTFQSTTNPYFFTVDGVRFLGTSGQAVKGICDYSTLSELEALQLTASARFIAPTAPDTLACHPEARVFTLEDDSEFPHVIFSGNSQEFASAETGAAGCSPRVICVPAFTKQPSVVLVSLATLQPRLIRLA
- a CDS encoding DNA topoisomerase II, putative translates to MAPQQKTIEQRYQKKSQLEHILLRPDTYIGNTELQTQQMWVYNPETKRMVYEPVSFIPGLYKIFDEILVNAADVHARQQSDPSLHRMTFIKVNFNKETGAVTVANDGEPIPVQIHKEHNMYVPEMIFGELLTSDNYDDSEGRITGGRNGFGAKLTNIFSKTFEVTCGDSRRHKQFGMKWEENMKKIKSPAKVVPYHGKDFVKVTFVPDYERFGITAMDDGTLKVLLKRVYDVAGTTGLKVFWNDERLPISDFKHYVSLYFDEEAQLMKVYDKAYRWEVMVSATDGSGFQQVSFVNNITTLKGGTHVQHVLDPLVAAITNKVKSKNKDGVELKPYQIKNYIFLFVNCQIVNPTFDSQTKETLTTKPTRFGSRYTMNPKAVAQILKSTLLERIVSFAQHRLNIELKKKMKVTKAVNRLTGIPKLEDANRAGTRSARDCTLILTEGDSAKTSCLAGLSVVGRDNYGVFPLKGKLLNVRDASYKQLVQNAEIQNILKIMGLDISKKDQTTPEGLRYGSIMIMTDQDYDGSHIKGLLINLLHYFWPKMIQYRGFIREFVTPLIKATKGDAVVSFFTMQDYVHWVNSTNVSGWRIKYYKGLGTSTDKEFKEYFTNIRQHLIDFVYEDEADDDSIDMAFNKKRVDDRKAWMQSYEHGTTVDHTIKNLKYSDFINKELIQFSIYDTERSIPSVVDGWKPGQRKVLFGCLKRNLISECKVAQLTGYVAEHSAYHHGEASLQQTIINMAQDFVGSNNINVLEPCGQFGSRKEGGKDASAARYIFTKLMPITRLIFVEEDDNVLQYQNEEGQIIEPFYYIPTIPMVLVNGSEGIGTGFSSQIPNYNPYDIISNLRLYLSNRDMKPMVPWYRKFTGRIEPNDKGGFDCIGTYQWLGEEGLLEITELPIRRWTHDYKVFLESLEQGVGRRDPLILGFVDNSTHESVHFTVNVNADAMEEILNEGVEKVFKLRTSIATSNMTLFDGQKKLKRYSNELEIVRDFAAVRLETYEKRRLYMINNLQLTLKRISNQVRFIHMVINQELILFKKKKAVLIAELKELKFDPHSELVKSTAGSEVTPPVLPTEPATPAGQSRRTSTLDAQAADYNYLLNMPLWSLTLEQVQKLNEEHAQKEEQLRQLMVTTVTDMWLEDLDRLETAMRATYRQQETAAPTPSRAALLQLGKRKLKSTGNQKSGATPKVAESPAARTPASASNRANKRSKTKADSDDYSDYYDDVTLVSDTYTDDDVDMVEATPKPAKPAKTTRRQISIATAFSNANKAADNTPQTGQLACATPVATDRPAELPPNPMKAAMPEINAGTESFNPNHRQYAQHTDLDESDNASMTAESDDGFSLSQMEFSQDALAATDIERLMADARRKKQQREANRTKSLNAPQSAHTTPKGGAKTPASATNTPKRGARTPQRAGGTTPKGLKASSTSSPSPATAKSRSTPQRGGAKKLQYYESSEEEDYYGEDDEESGYEQEDEDEEYEETTTRSQSRSARRGGTAASQDTAGSRSRRNTAAAKADEAKSKPTTPAKTTPSAANHGEKASPSGAPGSGDKAGREVDIDFSLSQEPAENEGPRGDSSPSDKHTSALHRAGLAKFSVSLADRLRNLTPKPPHN